TCGCATTTTGTTGTATAAATAAACTCTTTACAAATCATACCGTAAGCATTGTTTTCTTGGTCAGCCGGAACAGCCCCATTGCATTGATCGCGATTGAGCTCCTCCGGATGAAGCTGTAAAATCTTTCCAGCTGCAAAAAATGCCACTGTCAGTATACAAAGGTGACGAGGAAGGCATTCATTTAGGTGCTCAGCATTGGATTAAGTATGAAATTTGCATATTTACTGTTTAGCGGCTCCTACAATGCGGTTTGATTTGGCTGGAGAAACCTACCTCACTGCACCAATTGGTCGTTGGCACACGGCGGAATAGTTTCAGCGGTTTACGGGCGACCTCATGTACGGCTGAACAGTAATGCATCGTTAGAAAAGTTctcaaaattatgaaaaacaGGGAAAAGTAGGTAAACACCGTCACAATAATAAAATCATCAGTTCGACTAAAATACGTAAATAAAGAATAACATCAGGGACACTAACACAACGGTACAGAGCAACTTACTCAACGAGATGGAACAGTTGATAGCATATCAGGTACAGGTTAGTGCCACAAGAAACGACCAGCAATGGAGAGCAGATGCTCATCACATGCTCCAGTAGCTCGCATACCATCACGTAGTCAGAATGGATTTCGCTCCAGAACTTTTCTCTAGCAACAACCTGAACTGTGGTGTAGAATTGAATCCTTGAATTGATGCGCTTAAAGTAACCTGCAATCGAATTGCTTATCATAATAAGCAACACATCCTGCACGGTCCAGGCCATCGTTAAGGCTGTGTTTGCGTACTAAACAAAGATACGGGTGACTTGCTGTAATTTTCATGTCGGAAAATTCATATATTTACCTCTAAAAATATAAAGGATGGAAAGTTGTACGGTACTCTTCGGAAAAAGAACCCGTAAGTGCGCAGCGCATAGTACTCCGGAAGATTGCTGTAGTTCCAGTGGCAGGTGCGTGCTTCATCCACTCTCGCGTTCACGGTTTTCCCGATCGACAGCATATGTTCCGCTACATCCAATCCAATTGCGTTGTacaatatatatttaaatataaataaattcttctttcctttcttatTTTCATACCAAATCCCAATACCATTAGTAGCAACGCTATTGCACGGATTCTACGACACGATCGTGCGTTTTGTTGGCGTGCATTGTACTGCATCACCTCGAGCGACTCTATCTGTTCCCATTTCGGAACGACGGTTGGCCACCGATAGGCCacacgaagcagcagcagcatgatgatgatcacaTCCAAATAGAACAGCGGTCCAATCAGGTTGTCCGCATTGACACCTATTGCATTAAGGCGATCATACTCCACGAAACACAGGAACAGTCCCACGTGTATCAGTCCTAACGAGAGCACTGTTTGAAGCGAACACCATCGAAAGTGCCAGCGAAGTGGTTTACGGGTCACGACACCGTACAGTGGAAATTGTCCAAATAGCAAAAATATGACCAGTATCGGACGGATCGTGTTGTGGAAATTCATCGCACTTTTAACCGTTCTGTTCCGGTGGTTACCGTTCTACTGCGAGGGAAATGAGATCAGCGGACAAATGACTTTGTTTGTGCTGGGTGCCTAGTACGTAAGTAATTAATTGTTCACGAATTACCTTTGggtgaaaaatggaaaattctcATAAATAGACGGAATGGGTAGATGAAACAGATTGTCGGTAGGCGCTGATGATTTATGAGCTGTAGTAGTACAGGTGGATGGGACAATGATTGTACTTCAGTAAGCTGGTCTAGAAATGACACAGACCTTGGCATTCCTTCTTTAGAACATTATGTAACGTGTTTTATGACCTAAACTGGTGTTGTTGAGTCAACAATGTGGTAAATAAATAttctgtttttaattttacaccAAAATTAAACCACATTTAAGATGTTGACGAAAATTATACATTTGGgtgttttgaaacaaataattactaaaatatatattttttgtttgtggatTTTTACTGATTTTATGCATTAATACGACGAGAACAATCCAACTTCTGTCATCACACCGAGTGATAAACGATGTATGCAGGTATCGCACTTCAAGGAAAAGATAACGAACCCCTGGTAAAGCGCCACTGGTGAAGCATAATCAATGCTCTAATCATCGTTCAAAGCCACCAGCAAAAGCATATCACTTATCGGTCCTATCGCAGAAGCAGAAACGTATGGTGAGTGTGGGATATTCTCTTATCTCTGACCTAGCTACGGTACTGTTTTAACGTTTACCGGCCAAAATCCGAAGCTAGAATGCATTCGAACACATTCGCCAGACGCCTCACCTTGTTCAGTGTTCGACCGTCTGGACAGTTCGTCGCGTTGTAGGAGGCAGAAAGGATAGTGTTTTGCGTTCCCTTTTTAAAGATTACCACCAACTATCAGCATGCCCGTCCCAACACTGTACTACTTTCCGATGAGCCCACCGGCCCGTgcggtgttgctgctgatgaaggAGCTTGAACTGCCGATGAATGTAAGTATATGCGAAAAATGTACAGCCAAGTGTTTTGCAGGCAGTGTGCACTAATTGTGTTCGATTATGTTCGCTAGCTAAAAGAAGTGAACCCACTCGCTGGTGAAACGCGCACCGAGGAATTCATGCGCATGAACCCGGAGCACACGATCCCAACGCTGGACGACAATGGCTTCTACCTGGGCGAATCACGTGCCATTTTGTCGTACCTAATCGATGCCTACCGTCCCGGGCACACGCTCTACCCGAACATTCCGAAGGAAAAGGCCCTCATTAATCGGGTGCTGCATCACGATTTGGGCTCTTTCTATCCCAAGTTCTTTGGCACCATCGGTGCACTGTTTTCTGGTG
This is a stretch of genomic DNA from Anopheles merus strain MAF chromosome 2R, AmerM5.1, whole genome shotgun sequence. It encodes these proteins:
- the LOC121603681 gene encoding glutathione S-transferase 1-1-like, which translates into the protein MPVPTLYYFPMSPPARAVLLLMKELELPMNLKEVNPLAGETRTEEFMRMNPEHTIPTLDDNGFYLGESRAILSYLIDAYRPGHTLYPNIPKEKALINRVLHHDLGSFYPKFFGTIGALFSGAATEISDEMKTTTQKALTDLEHYLTRNDYFAGENLTIADLSLVPTIASAVHCGLDLTNYPRLNAWYESCRVLKGFEDDQEAARQVAEYLRSKFPTGLEALN